Proteins encoded within one genomic window of Fragaria vesca subsp. vesca linkage group LG1, FraVesHawaii_1.0, whole genome shotgun sequence:
- the LOC101305699 gene encoding pentatricopeptide repeat-containing protein At1g02370, mitochondrial-like, with the protein MEGRKIQKYELDRCVKELRKYRQFQTALEIMEWMEFRKINYSLPDYAVRLDLTAKAKGIEAAESYFSNLPQSAKNKLTYGSLLNCYCKEVMEEKALALYKKMDELNYVDSALVFNNLMALYMRKKQPEKVAPFVEEMKRREIRLDTFSYNIWMQSYASLNDMKGVESVVEEMQSQDEDECDWSTYSNLASIYVKAQLYEKAEVALKLSEKVMMSGKPQRQTYHFLITLYANTGNLGEVKRIWESLKLAFPDTNNISYLLVVQALCKLKDVEGLKECFEEWQSNCSSYDMRLANVVIRAYLSQNMYEEALLIFKDATKRCRGPFFKAREIFMAYFLDNRQPDLAISYLEEAILETKDDEWRPSPETIAAFLNYFEETKDIDSAENFCKILKRLNCLSSNEYCLLLKVYVAAGEFLPEICQRLKEDNIQISPELEELVEKVSPSRSTT; encoded by the exons ATGGAGGGCAGAAAGATCCAGAAATATGAACTCGATCGCTGCGTCAAAGAGCTCCGCAAGTACCGCCAGTTCCAGACTGCCCTCGAG ATAATGGAATGGATGGAGTTTAGGAAGATAAATTATTCGTTGCCTGACTATGCGGTACGATTGGATCTCACGGCCAAAGCCAAAGGGATAGAGGCGGCAGAGAGTTACTTCAGCAACCTACCGCAGTCTGCCAAGAACAAATTGACTTATGGGTCCCTTTTGAACTGTTATTGCAAGGAAGTGATGGAAGAAAAGGCTTTGGCGCTCTATAAGAAGATGGATGAGTTGAACTATGTTGACTCTGCTCTGGTTTTCAACAATCTCATGGCTCTGTATATGAGAAAGAAGCAGCCGGAGAAGGTGGCTCCTTTCGTAGAGGAAATGAAGCGGAGGGAGATACGTTTGGATACTTTTAGTTATAATATCTGGATGCAGAGCTATGCCTCTTTGAATGATATGAAAGGCGTAGAGAGTGTTGTGGAAGAGATGCAAAGCCAAGATGAAGACGAATGTGATTGGTCAACATATAGTAACCTGGCTTCCATCTATGTAAAGGCGCAGCTTTATGAGAAGGCTGAGGTAGCTCTTAAATTGTCTGAGAAAGTGATGATGTCCGGGAAGCCACAGCGCCAGACGTACCATTTCTTGATTACACTCTATGCCAACACTGGTAATCTAGGTGAGGTCAAAAGAATATGGGAATCCCTCAAGTTAGCTTTTCCGGATACCAACAATATCAGCTATCTTCTTGTGGTTCAAGCGCTATGTAAGCTAAAAGATGTGGAGGGTTTGAAAGAATGCTTTGAGGAGTGGCAGTCTAATTGCTCCAGTTATGATATGAGGTTAGCAAACGTTGTTATACGTGCTTATCTGAGTCAGAACATGTATGAAGAAGCGCTGTTGATCTTTAAGGATGCTACTAAGAGGTGTAGAGGGCCTTTTTTCAAGGCTCGGGAAATCTTCATGGCCTACTTCTTGGATAATCGTCAGCCTGATCTGGCCATTAGCTATTTGGAAGAAGCGATTTTAGAAACCAAGGATGACGAATGGCGTCCATCTCCAGAAACCATTGCTGCATTTCTGAATTATTTTGAGGAAACAAAAGATATTGATAGTGCTGAGAACTTTTGCAAGATTCTGAAGCGTCTAAATTGTCTCAGTTCCAATGAGTATTGTTTGTTGCTTAAGGTTTATGTAGCTGCTGGTGAATTCCTTCCTGAGATATGTCAGAGATTGAAGGAAGACAACATTCAAATAAGCCCCGAGCTCGAGGAATTG